A single region of the Silene latifolia isolate original U9 population chromosome 8, ASM4854445v1, whole genome shotgun sequence genome encodes:
- the LOC141595461 gene encoding protein FAR-RED IMPAIRED RESPONSE 1-like, whose product MSFTHFTGVDNHKRSVTFCGALVAHEDADSFKWVFTRFLAAMGGKEPKYIITDQDPGILKAVPLVFKTARHRYCMWHIMNKVPSKYGMTRDDYSVFVKKLNAIIWDEDIEATDAMDQQRHTQKQINNCNRHTFPVISTHLAIEVDGAQVYSHKVFEEFQEEAKCSIGTCKSRGFTECGSLEVITVRDANRDRNYEVTYCPDTLKATCRCRMLERKGILCRHVIWIYSSNGLKNIPEQCVVKRWCKDARLSKMFDCNGEATEDVDIIDGKQIAMSIMWSRDSSRLVGMLMGKLKNDVDNFSSVIRQFKEKLSPLGSPLNKQQLEKILGCSPSQEITILPPKKSKNKGSGKRMLSMKEKAVALARKPKYI is encoded by the exons aTGTCCTTCACACATTTCACCGGGGTTGATAATCATAAACGATCAGTCACTTTCTGTGGAGCGCTTGTTGCTCATGAAGATGCAGACTCGTTTAAATGGGTTTTCACCCGTTTTCTGGCTGCGATGGGTGGCAAAGAGCCTAAGTACATTATCACCGATCAGGATCCTGGTATTCTTAAAGCGGTGCCATTGGTGTTCAAGACAGCGCGCCACCgatattgtatgtggcatatcatgaacaaggtGCCAAGCAAGTATGGAATGACGAGAGACGATTATTCAGTCTTTGTAAAGAAATTGAATGCCATAATATGGGATGAAGACATTGAAGCGACAGA CGCGATGGACCAGCAAAGACACACACAGAAACAGATAAACAACTGTAACAGACACACTTTCCCTGTAATATCAACGCATCTAGCTATCGAAGTGGACGGGGCGCAAGTGTATAGTCATAAAGTATTCGAGGAATTTCAAGAAGAGGCCAAGTGCTCAATCGGTACTTGTAAAAGCAGAGGATTTACTGAGTGTGGCTCTTTAGAGGTGATCACTGTAAGAGATGCAAACAGGGACAGAAATTATGAGGTCACATACTGCCCAG ATACATTGAAAGCCACTTGTAGATGCAGAATGCTTGAGAGGAAAGGCATTCTTTGCCGGCATGTCATATGGATTTACTCATCAAACGGATTGAAGAATATTCCAGAACAATGTGTTGTTAAAAGATGGTGTAAAGATGCAAGGTTGTCTAAAATGTTCGATTGTAATGGTGAAGCAACTGAGGACGttgatataatagatggaaaaCAGATTGCGATGTCGATAATGTGGTCGAGAGATTCATCGAGATTGGTTGGTATGCTCATGGGCAAATTGAAGAATGATGTCGACAACTTTTCTAGTGTAATTAGACAGTTTAAGGAGAAACTTTCACCATTAGGATCACCATTAAATAAACAACAGTTGGAGAAAATTCTTGGTTGTTCTCCTAGTCAGGAGATAACCATTTTGCcgcccaagaaatccaagaacaagGGAAGCGGAAAGAGAATGTTGTCGATGAAGGAAAAAGCAGTTGCTTTGGCAAGGAAGCCAAAAT ATATCTAG